The following proteins are co-located in the Acidimicrobiales bacterium genome:
- a CDS encoding cytochrome c maturation protein CcmE, with protein MSAGGEADLDLTPRTELDDAEAVRRELRKGQRKWVAVIGVVVVVVLGFLVLQFLRDATLFFRNVDEAIADRTELGDRRFRLQGRVIPDTVQFSGSSVTFQIEHECAVAEVSHIGDPPELFDTPWIPVVLEGNWEVGDVTLVSGSDDHLFVSDRMIVKHTNEYAAENSDRVEVVVPADYFAECGFGSGT; from the coding sequence ATGTCGGCTGGAGGCGAAGCCGACCTCGACCTCACACCCCGAACCGAGCTCGACGACGCCGAGGCCGTGCGTCGCGAGCTTCGCAAGGGGCAGCGCAAGTGGGTCGCGGTCATCGGCGTGGTCGTGGTGGTCGTACTGGGGTTCCTCGTCTTGCAGTTCCTGCGCGACGCAACCCTGTTCTTCCGCAACGTGGACGAGGCCATCGCCGACCGCACCGAGTTGGGCGATCGTCGCTTTCGGCTGCAGGGACGGGTGATCCCAGACACCGTGCAGTTCAGTGGCAGTTCGGTGACGTTCCAGATCGAGCACGAGTGCGCTGTGGCCGAGGTCAGCCACATCGGCGACCCGCCCGAGCTGTTCGACACGCCATGGATCCCGGTGGTGCTCGAGGGCAACTGGGAGGTTGGTGACGTGACACTGGTGTCGGGCTCCGACGATCACCTCTTCGTGAGCGATCGCATGATCGTCAAGCACACCAATGAGTACGCGGCCGAGAACTCCGATCGGGTCGAGGTGGTCGTTCCGGCGGACTATTTCGCCGAGTGCGGCTTCGGATCGGGCACCTGA
- the ccsA gene encoding cytochrome c biogenesis protein CcsA has protein sequence MTSSVGTSVLGWLALASLAITAVLGLFVSPRDVVQGDAVRFLYLHVPVIWVAYGCFIACATASAWFLWKAKSRPDKGRHLDRIAGASAEVGVVFTALALATGAMWGRITWGVYWQWDARLTMTAMMFVSFLGYLALRRLPTEPAVRSKRAAIAALVSSVNLPLVHFSVDWWRTLHQEASLGVDDAQITGDMFAILGFASVAFIVAGAWLVVHRYRVIRLEEIRDEEGLELAIAARRAEAGVG, from the coding sequence GTGACCTCTTCTGTCGGCACCTCTGTGCTCGGCTGGCTCGCGTTGGCTTCACTGGCCATCACCGCCGTCCTGGGGCTGTTCGTATCGCCTCGCGACGTGGTGCAGGGCGACGCGGTTCGGTTCTTGTACTTGCACGTTCCCGTCATATGGGTGGCCTACGGATGCTTCATTGCATGCGCCACGGCCAGCGCCTGGTTCTTGTGGAAAGCCAAGTCACGACCCGACAAGGGCCGTCACCTCGACCGCATCGCTGGTGCATCGGCAGAGGTGGGCGTGGTGTTCACCGCACTGGCCCTGGCCACGGGTGCCATGTGGGGCCGCATCACTTGGGGTGTCTACTGGCAGTGGGACGCTCGCTTGACGATGACCGCGATGATGTTCGTGTCGTTCCTGGGCTATCTGGCGTTGCGCCGGCTGCCAACCGAACCCGCGGTGCGGTCGAAGCGCGCGGCCATCGCTGCGCTGGTTTCGAGTGTCAACCTTCCATTGGTCCATTTCTCGGTCGACTGGTGGCGCACACTGCACCAGGAGGCGAGTCTCGGCGTCGACGACGCCCAGATCACGGGCGACATGTTCGCGATCTTGGGTTTTGCCTCGGTTGCGTTCATCGTTGCAGGGGCGTGGCTGGTGGTTCATCGATACCGGGTGATTCGCCTAGAGGAGATTCGCGACGAAGAGGGCCTCGAGCTGGCCATCGCTGCACGACGCGCCGAGGCGGGGGTGGGCTGA
- a CDS encoding heme exporter protein CcmB, with protein sequence MISAVWMIARKDLLIEWRSRVTLNQVAPLGLLTLVVFAFAFDANQSLLSRGAPGLIWVGVLFSGVLTVQRSFTIEAADGITDALRLSGIAPSAMFLGKTLAVGVQLLVLQMILFAGAVVFFDAHVAEPLLLLAAAVAGTGGFAAVGSIYGAMSLGVRVRETLLPLLLIPVVAPILLAGTRAFERALDVSTQSGWNWVGLLGVMWGVYLAVGTLAFGPLLEDS encoded by the coding sequence ATGATCAGCGCAGTTTGGATGATCGCCCGCAAGGATCTGCTCATCGAGTGGAGGTCGCGCGTCACGCTCAATCAGGTCGCGCCGCTGGGTCTGTTGACCCTGGTCGTGTTCGCGTTCGCGTTCGATGCCAACCAGAGCCTGCTGAGCCGCGGTGCGCCCGGCCTGATCTGGGTGGGCGTTCTCTTCTCGGGCGTCTTGACCGTGCAGCGATCGTTCACCATCGAGGCCGCAGATGGCATCACCGACGCTCTTCGACTGTCTGGCATCGCCCCATCGGCCATGTTCTTGGGCAAGACCCTGGCGGTGGGAGTGCAGCTGCTGGTGCTCCAGATGATCCTGTTCGCCGGTGCAGTGGTGTTCTTCGACGCCCACGTCGCCGAGCCGTTGTTGCTGTTGGCAGCGGCGGTGGCCGGCACGGGCGGGTTCGCCGCCGTTGGGTCCATTTACGGGGCGATGTCGTTGGGCGTTCGGGTCAGGGAAACCCTGCTGCCCTTGCTGTTGATCCCTGTCGTCGCCCCGATTCTGCTGGCCGGAACGCGGGCTTTCGAGCGTGCGCTCGATGTGTCGACGCAGTCGGGCTGGAACTGGGTCGGATTGTTGGGGGTGATGTGGGGGGTATACCTGGCCGTGGGTACGCTTGCCTTCGGCCCGTTGCTGGAGGACAGTTGA
- the ccmA gene encoding heme ABC exporter ATP-binding protein CcmA — protein sequence MAPVIDFRDVVVLLGRFPALAGASATVDEGEVVLLRGPNGVGKTTFLRTCAGLNSISSGLAQVLGHDLGADRRLIRRHVGLLGHRTHLYDELTVADNLRFWASTIGVSAADAFAAAERVGLSGRLFDVEVQRLSAGQRRRTALAVIVARRPRLWLLDEPHAGLDHEGRDRLDALLRDAANAGATVVFASHELDRAEAVADRVLEFAGGRIEGSQP from the coding sequence ATGGCGCCGGTAATCGACTTCCGCGACGTCGTGGTGCTGCTAGGCCGCTTTCCAGCGCTCGCCGGCGCCTCGGCGACCGTCGACGAGGGTGAGGTCGTCTTGCTGCGCGGGCCCAACGGCGTTGGCAAGACAACCTTCTTGCGCACATGCGCGGGCCTCAACTCGATTTCGTCTGGCCTGGCCCAGGTGCTCGGTCACGATCTCGGCGCCGACCGGCGCCTGATACGGCGCCATGTCGGACTGCTGGGGCATCGCACCCACCTCTACGACGAACTCACGGTCGCCGACAACCTTCGATTCTGGGCCTCCACGATCGGCGTCTCGGCCGCCGATGCATTCGCGGCCGCCGAGCGCGTCGGGCTGTCGGGGCGCCTATTCGATGTCGAGGTTCAGCGCCTGTCGGCAGGTCAGCGCCGCCGCACCGCCCTGGCCGTCATAGTCGCCAGGCGACCACGCCTGTGGTTGCTCGACGAGCCACACGCCGGGCTGGATCACGAAGGCCGTGACCGACTTGATGCCCTGCTTCGCGACGCCGCCAACGCCGGCGCCACCGTGGTGTTCGCCAGCCACGAACTCGACCGTGCCGAGGCCGTTGCCGACCGTGTGCTCGAGTTTGCGGGCGGTCGAATCGAGGGGTCCCAACCATGA